A window of Pullulanibacillus sp. KACC 23026 genomic DNA:
GCTTATGAACAAGTTAAAAAGACGGCTTATCTTTAGATCCGAGAAGAAAGTGACTCAGTCCTCGACTCGTATATTTACCTCCTCTGAGTTCTTAAAGGATAACTTAGAGAGCACGTATGAAGTCGATTCAGTCCTTGTTGAAAACGGGGTAGACCTTGCCCGATTTATGGAAGGAAACCAAATGCCGGAAAGGAAACAAGGGAGTCCAGTTTTTGGGTTTGTCGGTGGTTTGAAATCTTGGAAGATTGATTTTAGGCTTCTGGCTGAGGCTGCAAAAGCCAAACCGGATTGGGAGTTTGTTTTAATCGGATCTGCCACATATGGAGATATGGGCTCTGCCTATAAGGAAATGACCGAGTGTCAAAATGTGACCGTCAAACCTGCGGTGACTTATGATCAGATCCCTGAAGCCATCAGAGGCTTTCAGGTGGGATTGCTTCCTTATTTGGCAAATGACTATAATAAGGGAGTTTTTCCTTTGAAGTTTTATGAGTATTTGGCTTGCGGGTTGCCAATTGTTGGGACGGGCTTGCCTTCAACGATTGGCCATGTCAATCCAGGGATATATGAACATACGGATGGCAGTTTGGCGAACTTTTTAGAGGCCTGTGAACGTGCCCTTCGTTTCTCTCCTACCCAAAGAGAGAAACGAGTGGCCCTTGCGAAAGAGGCGGATTGGACTATTAAGTTGCCGTTTATTTGGAATCAGGTCAGTAAGAGCAAGTTGGGAATTTATCATGGGTGAATTATCAGTAAGTATTATTCTCCCTGTATACAATCGTGAGAGCTCGATCCAACGTGCGGTTGATAGTATCTTGGAACAAACGTATCAGGATTTCGAACTGATTATAATTGATGATGCCTCGAGCGATCAAACAGGAGAACTAATAAAAGCTTATAAAACCGACAAAATCTACTATATACGGCTTGAAAAAAATGTCGGAGCCGCTGCAGCACGAAACGTTGGTATTAAAGCTGCTCGCTATGAGTGGCTGTCGTTTCATGACAGTGATGATACGTGGCATCCGGAGAAGCTTGAAAAGCAAGTCGCTTTAATTGATCCTAAGGACGAGCACCCGCCGATCATTTATTGCAGTTTTTTTCGTGAAAAAAGCGGTAAAAGGGAATACATTCCGGAACCAAGTCCGTTTCCAAAAGAAGGAGATATCTTAAAATCACTTTTAATTAGAAACTTTATCTCAACTCAAACCGTCTTATTACGAAAGGATTATTTGACGGATGTTGGTTTGTTTGATGAGGAGATGCCCCGCTTTCAAGATTGGGAGCTTTGGATCCGGCTTGCCCAAAAATATTCGTTTCGCTGGTTGGATGAGCCGCTTGTTAATGTGTTCTACACCGAATCAAGTATTTCCTCAGAGATCGTGAAACTTCTCGAGGCCTTTCGCTTAATAATGACGAAACACTATCAGGTATACGAGGCTGCAGGAGCTTACTATGTTGCAAGTTTATTATTTTCATATGGGCATAATCTATGTCTAGCTGGAGATACTAAACAAGGACGGTATTATCTTCTGCGGGCGTATCGTGAGAATAAAGGCCTAAGAAAATCAGGGGTCTCCATATTAGTGAGTCTATTAGGTAAAAGAGGCTATTCTTTTATTTACTCATTATTAAAGAAATAACAGCTTTGGAGGGATTCCCTTCCAGGATGGGAGTAGCTTGCAAGATGAGTATCTCAGTGCATATTGTAACTTTTAATAGTGCTTCGTGTATCCTTCCATGCCTCGAGTCTGTCCTCCATCAGAACTGCTTGATTGATCGAATTATCATCGTGGATAACCAGTCAACTGATGGGACCATAGGGATGATTCTTGAGTGGCAGCAGTCTCATCCGGAGTTGGACTTGACTCTTATCCGTCAGCCGATAAACATCGGCTTTGCGCCAGCTCATAATGCTGCAATCTTGGAATCACAAACTGACTATGTATTGGTATTGAATCCAGATGTAGTTTTAACTGAAACCTATGTCTCGGAAATTCTCGATAAAATGGAGCGCTCACCAGAAATAGGAAGTGCGACGGGGAAGCTTTATAGGGATCTAGAAAAGAGGATTTTGGATTCAACAGGACTTCGGATTAAAAAAAATCGCCGGGTGTTTGACCGTGGAGCTGAAGAAATTGATGACGGTCAATGGGATGAACAGTTAGATGTATTTGGTGTATCAGGGGCTGCCGCTGTTTACCGAAGACGAATGATTGATCAATTGATGTGGAAGAATGAATTTTTTGATGAAGACTTCTTTGCTTATAAGGAAGATGTTGATGTCGCCTGGCGAGCTCAACTTTTAGGATGGAAAGCAGCCTTTGTGCCGGATGCGATCGCCTTGCACGCCAGAGGATGGAAGGAAGGCAGTCGTAAGGAGGTCCCGGTATTTATCAGAAGGCATTCTTATATTAATCGATATTTTTATATCTTAAAAAATGACACGCCAAGTTTTTGGCTCTTACATTCGCCTTACATTCTTTTCTTTGAAGGACTTTCCATATCATACACCCTATTAAGGGAAAGAGAGTTGCTCGCCGCCTGGCGCTCATTCTTTAATTTGAGGAAAAAAATGATTAAAAAAAGGGAAGCTAGACTCGAAAGGCAAACCGGCTCATATAAGCGAGTCTATCGATTTTTAGAATAAGCCTATTAATTGAAAATCATCGTTCTACTTATTTCATGTCATTACGTCTAGGATTTTATGAATAGTTATTTAGTTAATCAAGCAATCACTCTTTTTCAATGTCACAAAAAATAGTGATCTCGAGGGTACGCGTGTGCTTAGCATTTTAATTAAGTAGAAAACAAGTTCTGTTCTAATCAGTGGAAGGGGATACTTTGATGTGGAATACGCAACAGGGAGAAAAGAAAAACGCAAGAGGCAGCATGAAGACGGATAAGAAATTACTCAGCAATTTGAATCAGGTCGACTTAGGTTCGAGCAAAGTGCCTGACAAATTAAAAGAGGCTTGGTATTCCTTTAATGCAGATGGGTTTAAGTACGATTACGTTTACATGCCTTCAAAGGGAAAACGCTTATTTGTGCTTCTAAGTGGGTTTGCTGATCGCAAGAAGCTAGAACCGCCTGTTTTTCAGAGATGGACATGGTCGAGTATTTTTCCTGGTCATTGTCTTTACATTGCGGATCCCATTCTTAGCTCCTATGATAATCT
This region includes:
- a CDS encoding glycosyltransferase family 2 protein, with amino-acid sequence MSISVHIVTFNSASCILPCLESVLHQNCLIDRIIIVDNQSTDGTIGMILEWQQSHPELDLTLIRQPINIGFAPAHNAAILESQTDYVLVLNPDVVLTETYVSEILDKMERSPEIGSATGKLYRDLEKRILDSTGLRIKKNRRVFDRGAEEIDDGQWDEQLDVFGVSGAAAVYRRRMIDQLMWKNEFFDEDFFAYKEDVDVAWRAQLLGWKAAFVPDAIALHARGWKEGSRKEVPVFIRRHSYINRYFYILKNDTPSFWLLHSPYILFFEGLSISYTLLRERELLAAWRSFFNLRKKMIKKREARLERQTGSYKRVYRFLE
- a CDS encoding glycosyltransferase, with the translated sequence MTLGSGTIHVIIAPSPWNDDPLTYRRHLLASFLQSLPETKCVYWIAPEVTGRPNALQNSTFNEERLPNGVIQIKVPDFKSFVRYSPLFQKRFASYIDGNLEKATTNYLWYTYPAFSSLTRLNLWTKVIYDCSDRWGEAEQVSQPLMNKLKRRLIFRSEKKVTQSSTRIFTSSEFLKDNLESTYEVDSVLVENGVDLARFMEGNQMPERKQGSPVFGFVGGLKSWKIDFRLLAEAAKAKPDWEFVLIGSATYGDMGSAYKEMTECQNVTVKPAVTYDQIPEAIRGFQVGLLPYLANDYNKGVFPLKFYEYLACGLPIVGTGLPSTIGHVNPGIYEHTDGSLANFLEACERALRFSPTQREKRVALAKEADWTIKLPFIWNQVSKSKLGIYHG
- a CDS encoding glycosyltransferase family 2 protein, whose translation is MGELSVSIILPVYNRESSIQRAVDSILEQTYQDFELIIIDDASSDQTGELIKAYKTDKIYYIRLEKNVGAAAARNVGIKAARYEWLSFHDSDDTWHPEKLEKQVALIDPKDEHPPIIYCSFFREKSGKREYIPEPSPFPKEGDILKSLLIRNFISTQTVLLRKDYLTDVGLFDEEMPRFQDWELWIRLAQKYSFRWLDEPLVNVFYTESSISSEIVKLLEAFRLIMTKHYQVYEAAGAYYVASLLFSYGHNLCLAGDTKQGRYYLLRAYRENKGLRKSGVSILVSLLGKRGYSFIYSLLKK